The sequence TTGGGAATGAGAAGTCAGGAACGATAGCCCAAGGTACAGGCAGGCCCGATTTCATTGGTTTCTTTCCCTGTTCATCTGACTCTCCTCCTCTTACGCCCTCTAATGGAACGAACTTAACCAAAATGGGTTTATTTTTGCAGAAAATTTCTGAGTCAGCGACCGTGCCCGAAGCGTTGTAAATTCATTGATTCGCTCCGCTTCGGCAGTCCGATTTCTCTTATTGATCATGAAACCATATCGCGTTCTTTTATACTATATCTATTCACCCATCCAAAATCCGGTACAATATCGCGAGGAGCATCATTTGCTGTGCCTTCAACTGAACCTGCTTGGGCGTGTGATTGTGGCTCCAGAAGGGCTGAATGGTACAGTATCGGGGTTGACCGCTGATTGCGAGGCCTATATGGCTGCTCTGCACGCCGATCCGCGCTTTTCGGGTATTGAGTTTAAGATCGATGAAGCCGACGATCACACCTTTCAGAAATTGCATGTTCGGATCAAGAATGAGATTGTTCATTCCGAACTCCCTGTCGATCCGCTTCGACAGACCGGCATTCACCTGGAACCGGATGAATTTAAAAAGTTAAAAAATGACCCCGATGTCGTGCTGATCGATATGCGCTCCAATTACGAACATGCGGTAGGCAAGTTCAAAGGGGCGGTTACGTTCGACATGGAAAATCTGCGCGAATTGCCGGATCATATTCAGGAAATTGAACACCTCAAAGGCTCTAACAAGAAAATCATCACCTATTGCACAGGTGGTATCAAGTGCGAAAAGGCGTCGGCCTATCTCCTGTCACAGGGTTTTGACAATGTTTACCAGCTT comes from Spirosoma aureum and encodes:
- the trhO gene encoding oxygen-dependent tRNA uridine(34) hydroxylase TrhO, with the protein product MKPYRVLLYYIYSPIQNPVQYREEHHLLCLQLNLLGRVIVAPEGLNGTVSGLTADCEAYMAALHADPRFSGIEFKIDEADDHTFQKLHVRIKNEIVHSELPVDPLRQTGIHLEPDEFKKLKNDPDVVLIDMRSNYEHAVGKFKGAVTFDMENLRELPDHIQEIEHLKGSNKKIITYCTGGIKCEKASAYLLSQGFDNVYQLHGGIIKYGMEAGGEDFDGQCYVFDNRVTVPVNQVNPAIVSTCFRCGTATSRMINCASPSCNNHITLCENCGDEHGGTCTDDCKKDPNLRAYDGTGYYGKQTQSYSPMQGYVSRRGQRVEVSIQVD